In Vigna radiata var. radiata cultivar VC1973A unplaced genomic scaffold, Vradiata_ver6 scaffold_184, whole genome shotgun sequence, the sequence CCCAAGAGTTCCCTGAACCAATGTTGTCAACTGACACTTGTCACGTGGAACCAATCTAGAGGTTCCAAAGTCAGAAACCTTAGCTGTGTATTTGTCATCTAAGAGTATGTTAGTTGACTTGAAGTCTCTATGGATGATCGGTATGGAAGCTGAAGAATGCAAGTAAGCAAGCACACCAGCTGTTTCTGCTGCTATTCTTAGACGTGTTTCCCAGGAAAGTGTGGTGTTTTCATTGTGAATGTGATCAAAGAGTGTTCCGTTGTTCACAAATTCATAAACTAGCAGTGGCATTTCTGTCTCCAGACAGCAACCTAGGAGTTTGACCACATTTCTGTGGTTGATTTGGGAAAGTACAACCACTTCATTGACAAATTGTTCAATTTGGCTGTGGTCTACTAGTTTTGATTTCTTTATGGCAACAACTTGGTCATTTGGAAGAATTCCCTTATAAACTGTGCCGTAGCCTCCTCTGCCAATGATTCTGCTGTCGTGAAAGTTTTCAGTGGCTTTCTTCAGCTCTCTTGCAGTAAATATTTTAGCTCTCTCAGATGATCCTTCCATCTTTGAAATTTGCTGCTCTAACATTAAGCCACCATTTCTCTTAAAATATCGCGCTGAGCGACTCGCCCGTTTTCTTTTACGAAATATATGGTATAGCCAACCACTACCAGTTAACAACAACACAAGGCCTATGCCAGTTCCTGCATTGAAAAAGTTTCTTATTGGATCagtctttaattttgttatggTTTCGGAATCATGTCATTCACGTATATCCTCGAATTACTTTAATATAAAGGTCACTTTCCCTAGAACTTTATTTTCGGTAGCGGATACTATTCATGATACCATCTACTTGCAAACAAATGTCACTTCTATTTCAAAGATTTGGAGAGCTGTGAATCAAGATTTCCCCTATGGAATATGTACTGACATAAAGTTGCAAAACGTCAAAAACTTTTAGCGTAAAAGCAATCAAAAAGACAAATCAATAGACTAcaagtgaaagaaaataaaatcaaacagaTCAAAGATCTCAAAAATAATGGAGCAAAATGCACATGTTTTTTCATATGCCTTGCTTTACTTTTGTATTTGTCTTGTTATCTTCTTTTCACTGAGTACTACTATGTAAACCAAACAAATAACACATACCTATCACAATCTCGTTAACCACATGTTGTAGATTCGAGACACAGCCACTTCCGCCTTTTCTGCCATCTCCCTGGTGCTTCCTGGTCTTGGGACAAGAACAATTATAACTCCCGGGTAGGTTAATGCAAATGTCTGAACAATCATTTAGACTCGGATTGGCACACTCATCAATATCTAGTGAAggcaaaaaaaaagttaatatttccTTCATTTATCAAGCAAACAAATTACATTTAGACTAATCAGATGGAGGGAACATAATCCATACCTTGGCATCCACCCTTAAGGTAGGCATTTCCCACATAACCTTCTAAGCATCCGCAGAGGTACCCGGGTCCATTTTGAGAATCAATACATACGCTATTTTCTTGGCAAACATAACTAGTCAAATTATTCTTAGCTTCTTCACATGTTAGATTCCCAACAGCCCAGTCAAGCACTGTGGGAACTGTTCTTCTCTTCTGCAGTTTGATGAAGTAATCCGTGGAAAACTCGAAAGAGTCTTCTTCCACCAAAAGAGAGTAGCTACAAGGAATATTCATATCCCTATGAAGCAAATTTGATCTCAGGACACGAGCTTCATATGCCAAAATGTTTTTTGGGATGGAGGTTTGGCAGAAACCAATACCAAACTGGGATCCATTGGTTGAACTTTCTACACTACTACAAAGAGAGAAACACCCTCCAGCAGAGTAGTTTTTCCCAATTGTTGCATTGATGGTTGAAAGGGTGTCGCATCCAATTCCTACGAACTTGTTTTGGGTGTAGGAGAAGGGGAATGCTTGCAAAGTCATAGATGAATTCCCTGAATCTACTAGCACACCCTTTTCATCATAGCAGACATACGCTACTGGGGATTTTACCCGCAAATGGCCATTCAATGACAACTCTAATATCTCAATATTTTTTGTCACATTCCACAGAAATAGTTTGGGAGGCTTGTGACTTGTGTTACAAGTAACATAAAAGTTGCTGTTCATATAACAGTCCTCAGTTGTACCAAATGGATACGGAATGCTAACGCTTCCACATTTTTTTTGGCAGCTCGGACGAATAGTTTGTGACGCTGCTGCGATCATTACTAAGCAAGCAACTAGCACAACTTTTGTACTGTCTCGTGCTGAAGCCATTGCTGTATCCAATTCATCATCAAACTGAGATTAAGCAACAGCTGACACGACCAAAAATTTTGAATTGCTCAAACCTCAGGCCGTAGAAGTCAAGCTTCCATTGTTACTTCGTTTTTAACTATAGTTGGATTTGTCTTTTGGTTTAGGAGAATAAATATCTCTTTGATACCTTCTTAGCTAAGATTCTATTGGACCTAcaattctatttttcttttagagaACTACTATGTAGAAGAATCATTGTCATGGATAGTTAACATTACAGATAAGAACTGGATTAGTGATTGCGCCAagtttttatattgataaacGACTAGAGTGAAACTTTTCTCTATTGTATTTTGGAGTCAGTAAAGGTCATTTGAGAAGTTTAATATCCTTTGGTAATATGGTATAGGCAACGTTGAATTCTTGTATTGTTCCGTAGTCCTATGAGCTATTTCAAACATTGGCCTTTCAgggggaaaagaaaaatgaattctaGGATTCCAAGTTTTCAAGGTAATTGACCAGTTCAGTTGCTTTCCTGTCTAAGGCGAGTTCGTCTTACGGTCCaatacaaaagagaaaaatgtttggGCTCGGCATAGAAAAAGATATGTGCTGGTATATGATTAATACAAAGGTAAATAATAGTAGCTCAAAAAGAGACAGGACACGTAGTCATGCTGTAAAATTGATTCTTTGTATCTACATTCCTTTAACAACATGCATGATTGTGTGTATGCCAACCATGTTGAGGAACTTCATTCTATTCTAATAGGAATGTTCCAAGACACCGTTATATATTGCATTAAAATGTTTTCGTGACGTGGATACAAATTGACTCTAAAAGTTGGTGCTACACACGTTTTACAAGATTgtgtattttatttgttattaaattctcggtattaattattttctctgatattttttttattgttgtggAGTTATTACATAAATTTGAAGCAACACGACATTTAGGTTCACATTCTAACAGTAATAGGTGCAACTCTAAAGAGCTGGCTTCTAATGTGGTCAAACATAAAGAGGTTTATAATAGACATTTTGTTTGTTGGCAAAACAATATGCGTTTACTTCTTACAGTTTTCACTATTATAGAAAG encodes:
- the LOC106778832 gene encoding putative wall-associated receptor kinase-like 16, translated to MASARDSTKVVLVACLVMIAAASQTIRPSCQKKCGSVSIPYPFGTTEDCYMNSNFYVTCNTSHKPPKLFLWNVTKNIEILELSLNGHLRVKSPVAYVCYDEKGVLVDSGNSSMTLQAFPFSYTQNKFVGIGCDTLSTINATIGKNYSAGGCFSLCSSVESSTNGSQFGIGFCQTSIPKNILAYEARVLRSNLLHRDMNIPCSYSLLVEEDSFEFSTDYFIKLQKRRTVPTVLDWAVGNLTCEEAKNNLTSYVCQENSVCIDSQNGPGYLCGCLEGYVGNAYLKGGCQDIDECANPSLNDCSDICINLPGSYNCSCPKTRKHQGDGRKGGSGCVSNLQHVVNEIVIGTGIGLVLLLTGSGWLYHIFRKRKRASRSARYFKRNGGLMLEQQISKMEGSSERAKIFTARELKKATENFHDSRIIGRGGYGTVYKGILPNDQVVAIKKSKLVDHSQIEQFVNEVVVLSQINHRNVVKLLGCCLETEMPLLVYEFVNNGTLFDHIHNENTTLSWETRLRIAAETAGVLAYLHSSASIPIIHRDFKSTNILLDDKYTAKVSDFGTSRLVPRDKCQLTTLVQGTLGYLDPEYFQTSQLTEKSDVYSFGVVLAELLTGRRALSFDMPEEERNLALYFLSAVKDDCLFQIVEDFVNEGNSEQVKEVSNIAQWCLRLRGEERPTMKEVAMELESLKTMTATTSLINATSNAAEYVIGERSGSAEKDTANCHYTYAIRAGPEDDTICNDVMSPLWDGR